Below is a genomic region from Rhodococcus sp. WMMA185.
CCAGGAGATCACGCAGACCTGGAAGCTCGAGAACCAGTCCGACCAGGGAGGCTTTGCCAACGTATATCTGGGCGACTGGAACAAGACTTCGCCGGACGTAAAGGCATATGTACGGGCCCAGATCGGAGACGATTTCGGCGACAACGTAGACCTCGTCGACAATGCAACCGCGCCGGGGACCGAGTTGGCGTCTGCCTTCCTAGGAGCCGGCCAAAGCGTCAAGATGGTCCTCGTGGTCGGCATGCCCATCGACGCCGACATGTTGTTGCCAGACCAGTCCGTCGACCCGGACTTCCGTATCGACTTGGTGCCCGACACCGATGCCACCCCGACGACCACCACACTCGGCGGCCCGACTCACGCGACTACCGATCAGTCCGTGAGCCTCTCGGCCGAAGTGACGAGTGCGGAGAGCGACGCCGTCGGCGGCACAGTCCAATTCAAGGACAACGGCGCCGATATCGGCGATCCGGTCCAACTGGTGGAGGGTCGTGCGACGCTACCTCACACCTTCACCACCGAGGGC
It encodes:
- a CDS encoding Ig-like domain-containing protein, producing MMSRVGSPISRERLTAAMGAAVLAMSLAVFGAQAAHADSNDLLITAEDAPPGDTSSVPAFEGDLAPGQEITQTWKLENQSDQGGFANVYLGDWNKTSPDVKAYVRAQIGDDFGDNVDLVDNATAPGTELASAFLGAGQSVKMVLVVGMPIDADMLLPDQSVDPDFRIDLVPDTDATPTTTTLGGPTHATTDQSVSLSAEVTSAESDAVGGTVQFKDNGADIGDPVQLVEGRATLPHTFTTEGEHEITAVYSGAAGFERSTGQDRTVTVTAPSIFGTGSFGSLGSLGNIFGS